One genomic window of Arachis stenosperma cultivar V10309 chromosome 10, arast.V10309.gnm1.PFL2, whole genome shotgun sequence includes the following:
- the LOC130954548 gene encoding uncharacterized protein LOC130954548 isoform X2: MSVQPPPPSQLRASKATAQRSSSHRRLSFENRSHRRRSHLLPPSCSHFPPMAALFHTTTSATFPESRIIRASCTPISPFGRKSKRTLALGSLPPPSPGSRRLHFFFFSLFGTQVAWFVIPIFPVFSVRGLEQLAVGSPLAVALPIVVVSSVSIRVSVEVLASTFK; this comes from the exons ATGTCCGTCCAGCCACCGCCACCGTCCCAACTTCGAGCTTCGAAGGCAACGGCGCAACGTTCGTCCAGCCACCGCCGTTTGAGCTTCGAAAATCGAAGCCACCGTCGCCGGTCTCACCTCTTGCCTCCGTCGTGCAGTCACTTCCCGCCGATGGCAGCTCTATTCCACACGACCACGTCGGCCACCTTCCCCGAATCAAGAATCATTCGTGCATCGTGCACCCCCATTAGCCCCTtcggaagaaaatcaaagagaacCCTAGCCCTAGGATCCTTGCCGCCGCCGTCCCCAGGTTCTCGGCGcctccacttcttcttcttctcgcTGTTCGGAACCCAGGTAGCTTGGTTCGTCATCCCCATCTTCCCTGTCTTCTCTGTTCGTGGCTTGGAGCAGCTCGCCGTTGGGTCGCCGCTTGCTGTCGCCTTGCCTATTGTCGTCGTCTCGTCGGTTTCCATCCGTGTCTCCGTCGAAG TATTGGCTTCAACTTTCAAATAG
- the LOC130954548 gene encoding uncharacterized protein LOC130954548 isoform X1, translating into MSVQPPPPSQLRASKATAQRSSSHRRLSFENRSHRRRSHLLPPSCSHFPPMAALFHTTTSATFPESRIIRASCTPISPFGRKSKRTLALGSLPPPSPGSRRLHFFFFSLFGTQVAWFVIPIFPVFSVRGLEQLAVGSPLAVALPIVVVSSVSIRVSVEGSVLASTFK; encoded by the exons ATGTCCGTCCAGCCACCGCCACCGTCCCAACTTCGAGCTTCGAAGGCAACGGCGCAACGTTCGTCCAGCCACCGCCGTTTGAGCTTCGAAAATCGAAGCCACCGTCGCCGGTCTCACCTCTTGCCTCCGTCGTGCAGTCACTTCCCGCCGATGGCAGCTCTATTCCACACGACCACGTCGGCCACCTTCCCCGAATCAAGAATCATTCGTGCATCGTGCACCCCCATTAGCCCCTtcggaagaaaatcaaagagaacCCTAGCCCTAGGATCCTTGCCGCCGCCGTCCCCAGGTTCTCGGCGcctccacttcttcttcttctcgcTGTTCGGAACCCAGGTAGCTTGGTTCGTCATCCCCATCTTCCCTGTCTTCTCTGTTCGTGGCTTGGAGCAGCTCGCCGTTGGGTCGCCGCTTGCTGTCGCCTTGCCTATTGTCGTCGTCTCGTCGGTTTCCATCCGTGTCTCCGTCGAAG GTTCAGTATTGGCTTCAACTTTCAAATAG